The Aquipuribacter hungaricus sequence CACCCCCTCGGGCGTGCTGAGCCGCACCGTCACCGTGGCCAGCGCCGCCAGGTCGGCGAGCGCGGCCCGCTGGGCGTCGACGGACTCCAGGTCGGCCTGGCGCCTGCTGAGCTCGGTCTCCAGGGCGAGGACGTCCTCCAGCGTCGTCGCGCCGGCGAGCAGCGAGCGGATCCGCTCGACCCCGACCCGCTGGGTGGCGGTGCGGCTCTCCAGGTCCACGAGCCTGGTCTCGACCGGCTCGGACTCCGCGGTCCGGGCGACCTCCGACCCCAGCGCGGCGACCGACGCCATGACGCCGGGTGTGCCGTCCGCCGGGACCCGCAGGACGATCTCGGCCCGCGGCCGCTGCCCGCCGGAGCTGCTCTCGGCCGCGACCTCGCCGCCGGCGCGCACCGCGAGGGCACGGACCTCCTCGGCGGCCGCGGGGACGTCGTCGACCGCGACGTCGATGCTCGAGGTCACCACGCGGCGCCCGACGGCGGCCGCGCCCGGCTCCGGCAGGGCACC is a genomic window containing:
- a CDS encoding DUF4349 domain-containing protein; its protein translation is GALPEPGAAAVGRRVVTSSIDVAVDDVPAAAEEVRALAVRAGGEVAAESSSGGQRPRAEIVLRVPADGTPGVMASVAALGSEVARTAESEPVETRLVDLESRTATQRVGVERIRSLLAGATTLEDVLALETELSRRQADLESVDAQRAALADLAALATVTVRLSTPEGVEAAGRDLPPFLDGLRGGWEALGASTSVVLVVLGAVLPFLVVLGVVLALVVAGVRLVRRGRPEAGSTP